The following are encoded in a window of Acropora muricata isolate sample 2 chromosome 6, ASM3666990v1, whole genome shotgun sequence genomic DNA:
- the LOC136921154 gene encoding uncharacterized protein: MPPRQWSESILCVIHLIGLIGARVVRSGTRRVPTLLGFTTTKFQEYDLCLRSVKGNFALNSRVTQMDKRELSMLDNPRYAEGKANCSHLIGVELEDQSLDRRLTVHIILGANEQAQIRTCTQPRVGRRGEPVADFTRFGWALMAPGIETDLSAGYLAVDAVSDYEKLCALDILRLADSPSGDQLEVYNEFREQLTRNPEKGCYETGLPWKGNHPPLPTNKEGSLRRLHTQLSKLHSIGKIGQYDAIIREQLTKGVVEPAPLQARGKEFYMPHRAVIRETAETTKMSVVYDGSAGGAKDAPSLNDCLEPGPALQNKIYDVLVRGRFHLVAFAGDMRQAFLQVRIREGERDALRFHWLRHLHSAKAQVFRFTKALFGLAPSPFLLGGVIEQHLESWSERLLQSVAEILRSLYVDDLISGSPTVTKAKELKCDVVTILSDAAFELLIWHSNVSELEENPGECINDSEGRGHPGSYVSSRESGADQERSSGTLARINDPLGLASPTTLQGKFIYREGCQLKQAWDAPPRDALAARWKRWESELPENIVVTRTFSPNREPINAVELHAFGDEGGRGVSAAVYAVVRQDSGTTQGLVAAKVRLAKQRLTIPRLELVAVHMAVNSVDNIRRVLDGSPVTSVQCWLDSSVALHWIRGNGSTHNSWRIA, translated from the exons atgcCTCCTCGACAGTGGAGCGAGTCAATCTTATGTGTCATCCACTTGATTGGTCTTATCGGAGCGCGTGTGGTTAGGAGTGGAACGCGTCGCGTGCCAACGTTATTGGGCTTTACAACAACAAAGTTTCAAGAGTACGACCTGTGCCTGCGCTCAGTTAAAGGAAACTTTGCGTTGAACTCGCGTGTCACGCAAATGGACAAAAGGGAGTTATCGATGCTAGATAACCCTCGGTACGCAGAGGGAAAGGCTAACTGCTCTCATCTGATTGGAGTTGAGTTGGAAGATCAGTCATTGGACAGACGTCTAACAGTTCACATCATCCTGGGAGCAAATGAACAAGCACAGATCCGCACATGCACGCAACCGCGTGTTGGACGTCGCGGAGAACCTGTGGCTGATTTTACTCGTTTTGGTTGGGCTCTTATGGCACCAGGAATAGAGACTGATTTGAGCGCTGGTTATCTAGCCGTGGATGCTGTGAGTGATTATGAGAAGCTGTGCGCTTTAGATATACTTAGGTTAGCCGATTCACCCTCTGGAGACCAGTTAGAAGTGTATAATGAGTTCCGAGAACAACTGACCCGAAATCCCGAGAAAGGCTGCTACGAAACAGGGCTACCGTGGAAAGGAAATCATCCACCTCTCCCAACTAACAAGGAGGGCAGTCTACGACGCCTACACACTCAACTGTCAAAGTTGCACAGCATAGGAAAGATAGGCCAATACGACGCAATTATCCGGGAACAACTGACAAAAGGCGTGGTTGAGCCGGCTCCTTTGCAGGCCAGAGGAAAGGAGTTTTACATGCCTCATCGAGCAGTTATCAGGGAAACTGCTGAAACTACGAAAATGAGTGTGGTCTATGACGGTTCTGCCGGGGGAGCAAAGGACGCGCCTTCTCTAAATGACTGTCTAGAGCCTGGTCCGGCCCTTCAAAACAAAATCTACGATGTCTTAGTACGTGGAAGATTTCATTTAGTGGCCTTCGCAGGAGACATGCGCCAGGCATTTCTACAGGTTCGCATCAGAGAGGGGGAACGTGATGCACTCAGGTTCCATTGGTTGCGTCACTTGCATTCTGCAAAAGCACAAGTCTTCAGGTTTACGAAGGCGCTGTTTGGGCTCGCACCCTCTCCGTTTCTGTTAGGAGGAGTGATTGAACAACACCTGGAGAGCTGGAGCGAGAGACTACTACAGAGTGTTGCGGAGATTCTCCGCAGCCTTTACGTTGACGATCTCATTTCTGGCAGTCCCACTGTCACCAAAGCTAAAGAGCTAAAATGTGATGTTGTGACAATCTTATCAGACGCCGCGTTTGAGTTACTTATATGGCATTCTAACGTGTCAGAGTTAGAAGAAAACCCTGGGGAATGTATCAATGACAGCGAGG GTCGCGGGCACCCTGGCAGTTACGTTTCCTCAAGAGAGAGCGGAGCTGACCAAGAAAGGAGTTCTGGGACGTTGGCTCGCATTAACGATCCCCTTGGCCTAGCTTCTCCCACAACGTTGCAAGGAAAGTTCATATATAGAGAGGGGTGTCAGCTAAAACAAGCCTGGGACGCTCCCCCACGAGACGCCCTGGCAGCGAGGTGGAAGCGATGGGAGAGTGAGTTACCCGAGAACATAGTGGTCACACGAACGTTTTCACCCAACCGAGAACCAATCAATGCAGTGGAGCTCCATGCGTTTGGAGACGAGGGCGGACGTGGTGTCTCAGCGGCCGTGTACGCAGTTGTTAGACAAGACTCTGGAACAACACAGGGACTGGTGGCTGCAAAAGTGCGCCTTGCTAAACAGCGATTGACCATACCAAGACTTGAATTGGTTGCGGTACACATGGCAGTTAATTCAGTAGATAACATTCGTCGTGTATTGGATGGGTCTCCTGTGACATCAGTCCAGTGTTGGCTTGATAGCTCCGTTGCGCTCCATTGGATTCGCGGTAATGGGAGTACCCACAATTCGTGGCGAATCGCATGA
- the LOC136921155 gene encoding uncharacterized protein: MASALPHFDPFDIHADSAIAQRWRKWIKRLENLFNAAAITDKKRQRALLLYYAGEEVCEIFETLAETGEDFATAKEKLTEYFDPKKNVEYEIYKFRQAKQNPGESMSAYHSRLRQLATTCEFADIDKEIKSQIILSCSSQRLRRKALRDTTLTLETLLNEARALEISETQAKDIESSGNANAVLPKPVQKPPAKGNCYNCGESWPHDPTTGCPARNRKCNSCHKYGHYAKFSSSKKSPGHTRNSHKGKRLRGRRNFKGKPEQEQRIHQVEPDYGQHETQSSSDGEYTFQLESTTSKNSAPFVSLKVNGVSCKFLVDSGASVNIVSFNKSKTFGIVLQSCDTKVYAFNSCDPLPVKGKFSALVESKCSTVNAEFLVVESQTSLLGYATATKFGILQIANAVSLFFGEKHFSEIP, encoded by the coding sequence ATGGCATCCGCTCTGCCACATTTTGATCCATTCGACATTCATGCTGATAGTGCAATCGCTCAACGATGGCGAAAGTGGATAAAACGTCTTGAAAATTTGTTCAACGCTGCTGCCATAACCGACAAGAAACGCCAGCGAGCTTTACTTCTTTATTATGCGGGAGAAGAAGTGTGTGAAATCTTCGAAACCTTAGCGGAGACGGGTGAAGATTTTGCAACGGCGAAGGAAAAGCTCACTGAATATTTCGACCCTAAGAAGAACGTCGAGTATGAAATTTACAAATTTCGGCAAGCCAAACAGAACCCAGGTGAATCCATGAGTGCGTATCACTCTCGTTTGCGTCAGTTGGCAACTACGTGTGAATTTGCAGACATCGACAAGGAGATAAAATCGCAAATTATTTTATCCTGTTCATCACAACGTCTTCGCCGCAAGGCTTTGAGAGATACAACCTTGACACTTGAGACCCTATTGAATGAAGCAAGAGCGCTTGAAATCTCAGAAACGCAAGCAAAGGATATTGAATCATCGGGAAATGCCAATGCTGTACTCCCTAAGCCGGTTCAGAAACCTCCGGCGAAAGGAAATTGTTACAATTGCGGTGAAAGTTGGCCTCATGACCCCACGACTGGTTGCCCAGCGCGAAACCGTAAATGCAACTCGTGTCACAAATATGGTCATTATGCAAAATTCAGCTCATCCAAGAAATCGCCAGGTCATACTCGCAATTCGCACAAAGGTAAGCGGCTCCGTGGACGTCGCAATTTCAAAGGAAAGCCGGAACAAGAACAACGCATACACCAAGTAGAACCAGATTACGGACAACATGAAACTCAGTCAAGCTCAGATGGTGAATACACTTTCCAGTTAGAAAGTACAACTTCGAAGAACAGTGCTCCTTTTGTCTCGTTGAAAGTAAATGGCGTCTCGTGCAAGTTCTTAGTGGACTCTGGGGCCAGTGTAAACATCGTAAGTTTTAATAAATCCAAGACGTTTGGTATTGTTTTGCAATCTTGTGACACAAAAGTCTATGCTTTCAACTCGTGCGATCCTCTTCCCGTGAAAGGCAAGTTCTCAGCCCTTGTGGAATCAAAGTGCAGTACAGTCAATGCTGAGTTTCTTGTGGTGGAGAGTCAGACTTCTCTTCTGGGATATGCCACAGCTACCAAGTTTGGAATACTTCAGATTGCAAATGCTGTATCTCTTTTCTTTGGagagaaacatttttcagagataCCCTAG